CCACATGATGCAGGTACATAAGAGTAATTTAAAGACGGTACCCAATGCTTTGCCCAAAAGAAACGACCCAGAAATTATCATAAGAGGAATGGATGGAGTTCCACCAGAAAtaattgaagaaaatttaagcAAATTGAAGCAAAAATTAggagataaaaatattaaaagacAACAGAGAGTAAACTGGGCACAAGTCGCCATGGCACCTACAATGGAACAATTCCTACAGCAAGCTCAGATGGGGAACTTCTCCTTCCCAGGATTTAATTCCCCATTATTGCCAACAAATAACTTATTACCAAATGGTCCCCCAGattcgaagaagaaaaacatccCCCCTatgcctttatttttacctaaCAACTTTAATATGATGCAGCCACCTCCCCTAGGTGCTAATATGTATCCTCCAGTTAATCAACAGAATGCTAGCATGCCTAATATGCCCCCTCCTCATATGCCTTCCAGTATGACCCCACCGAATGCTCCCTCGTCTGGCCCGGCAGGATTCCCACCAAACATTCCAACACTCCCTCCTGGTTCTGCTCAGAAGTATCCTCCCAACGTAAACTTCCCAGGATCTGCATTTCCACAAAATTTATCTCCAAATATGTTCCAGCCACCACCCCATTCGATGTATATGCCACCCGGTCTTGGCCAACCGCCAGTCCCTCCTTCAGCCCCACCTATGATGCCGCCCGCAATTCCACCGTCTGCACCACCAGGGATGGCCCCCCACCAGCCCCTAAACCCAGATGATGTAGACGCAAAATTAGAGGCAGGTGCACCAGATGGGGAAAATTCATCCCCAACAAAATCGGAcacgaaaaatgaacacaagGATGTTAGTAGTAACCATGGAGAGATTGCCAACCAGGGACAACCGCACAGTGCAGACGAGAATGAAAATCCGGGTGGAAGCGATTCTGGAAAGTGATATGAGGCGTAGGAAAATAAGGCAAAGTGGGAAACCAGCAGTTGTATTTAAAGTGGGCACCCTAGACAGTTCTTTCCAGTCTACATAATTCGCGATGAACGTGATCCTTAAAAGTTGAGTTATCATGCCGCAGCAGTTTGTTCGCCCCAGCTTGGTACTCCTCAACGTAGCTTTTGCGTAGAGCAGAGCATAAATTTTGCCTAATGGGAAAATTTTTGCCAACCCCATTTCTACACTcttttgcataaaaaaaaaaaacttcttccttcttcttccttcttcaccattccaatttgaacaaataaattaacgAAATAATTGCAGCTTTGTAAAGGGAATAAGTTTGGAGAGGTGGCAAAAGGTTAATTCGAAAGGGTGTAGCAAAAATTGCAAGTTGCGGgacaaacaaaaaatacaaaaaaaaggggcaagcgGAAAGGCAGATGTGTGGTTGTGCGGACAGAAAATCAGCGGGTGGGTAGCTGGATAGCTGGGTAGGTGGCCATTTACGTGCGCTCTAGCCAGTCTGCCCCGGCGCTTTAATGTCGCCCTTCCCCAGGTAACGCACACACAATCTGCACATCGCACCGCTAGCTATTCAAAATGATATGCACCATAGGGGGGAATGCGCCATCCCCATATTACTATCCGCCTAATCGAGAATGATaacttttctctttttgccCTTCCTAATACCCACGTTATCAGACGCGGTCGAgccattttcattttcaggACGTTTCACACCGCTGCAATCTCGTTTGACCTTCAAAACGTGCACGCAGTCGCTGCCtggagaggggaaaaaaaacacacaaaagaTGGACAACGTGTTGAGAGGAATCTACAAACTGAGGAGCACATTTCATGGGGCACATTTCAGGGCTTTCCCATTAGTACGCGCTTAAGGCTGCCATTACCGCTATTTTTTGGTGTGGCTCCTAAACTGCCGGGTAAAGTTATCAccttttcttcacccccctgTTCACTTGCCGCTTGCCTCTTCTTTCGCTTACCTCCTGGTATCTTGGACGATTTCCTACACACATCCTGCGCAGGCACATGTGTctgttcctcctcctttacACGATCCGCATTCAAAGTGAAAACATCTTTATTCCTTCCCTGCAACGAATTTGATcgtttaaaattattttttgtgttctGCGAGGTTTCTGCACTTTCACCATTTTCATGGCTAGTCGAATCCATCGACGGGTCGATCACAATGATATCATTCGAAATGgaacaaattttatcatCACGTTCTTTtcgatttttaaataaattatcataCTGTTCTGGCGTTAAGCAACTTCCAAGggatatatttaatatttcccCATctttattcataaaattattaagtaGCCTCATTTCAGCTGCCTGTGCTGCCATTAATTTGGGGCTGCCCTTACATATGCGGAAATCAGTTCctcctgtttttttccctccactgATTTGATTTTCCAGTTTTCCAAAGGTGTACAGTTGATTATACTCCAATACTAGCTTGTCTAACAGTTCGTAAAATGACCTGTCATGTCCGCTGTGCACTATGTGCGCCAGCTCGTGCAGCAGCGTCCCCATGATGTCGTTGAAGTGAAATAactcccctcccctttttttcctcatacGTATCTGCAAAGGGGCACACATGTATGCAAAGGGGAACACATATATGCAAAGGGgcacacatatatgcaaAGGGGAACACATATATGCAAAGGGGTGGGGGGGTACTTTTTATGTATGTGGGTACCCcttatacatgtgcataggGGCACAGCGGAGGGAACCCTCACCCGCTATACTACACACATGCAACAAACGGTCAGCCGAAATGTACCTTAATTTCAGATTTAGTCGCTATGTTTAGCCCTAGCAATTTTGGGCTCCGAGGTAAAAACTCGGACAGTAACTCAACCGAAAAGCGCATCTTCTTCATAATTGgctgcaaaaaggaggggaaattTGGGGGTATTAAAATGAGCGGTGAAATGTAGAAACGGCACAGGGGGTAACATACATCTCTGCGAATGAGTCGGTGGGGTGGAAGCAACACATATGAGAGGGCATCTGAGAGGACGTCTCGATGCGCCTCATTGGCAAGTCCTCCCACATTAACATTTCCTACTGtttgctccatttttttcacatctttttggctagctaccACTCAGTTATTCACCTTTCAGtgggtgtttttttctttttttttgtttttctttgttttttttcctcttacCATCACCTGGTCGGCGGCCCGGGTCAACACTGCCTTTGCCTTCTTATCATTTTCGTTTAaaactttaattttatgaattctGTATTTTACATcatccaaatttttaatgttcaTGACTTAGGGAAGCGTTGTGAAGGCAGTTTGTCattctttttgcttcttcaaattttgcaaaataaaacaaaaacaggAACAAATGTTCTTATTTGCCAAGTTCATCACGCAGATGTTTGTTACAATTACGTTTTAAATTAATCGGGTAAATATTTCATCCATTAATACCTCGCCCcaccgcttttttttttttttttttttttttccgtgatTTTTtccgtcatttttttttactcttggCGAACATGCAGGAATGGGGAGGGTGAGTGCGCTCAAAGTGTTCGGATGTGCATGTGCCTTTATATTTGCATTACCACGTTACGTCGgagaaaaatgtacaaatcTCATTATGAGCAACTCGGCGCATAGAGATGTTCACTCTCTGCTAGCGTTAAATTGTTTTGCGTTTACACCTgactacattttttttgttccgcGAAGCGTAGAAGAGGGAACCCCGTAAAAGGGATCCTCACAAAGGGGAGCCTCACAAAGTAAACACCGAGGAACGCTTTTCTTTACCCCCCGCATTAACTAAACACGCCATGCTGTGCAAACCTGGGGATGCTCAAAATGTGCGgaattattttgcaaaataatcTGCACTCTTCTTAAGTtgaaaggaggaaaaaaaaaaaaaatccccttcATGCGGCAACATTTTTAAGCAGGATGTCTTTTTCGagattgtaaaaaaaaaaaaaaaaaaaaagtatcgATGTTTTAAAGTTGGGCCATGCCTGAGTAATAGCCTAAatcaatttaataaatttacgaTGGGGGAACCTTCCACCCGTCTTCCCGATGATTAAAATGTGCAGTTAATGTAAaaactgcgggggggaaattaaacCGCCCTTTTTTGTCAAAGGGTTATTAATATTGCGAACTTGTCTGTTGTCCTTTGCCAAGacaaagcagcaaaaaggaaaaaaaaaaggacattaATGGCTGTACGTTAAATGTTACCTCTCTATGTTGTTGGGACTACAACGAAACGAGGGAAATCACAttatttgtaattaaaaatgagctacatataaatacattatgGGTATTTCTCTTCGGATGCACCTTTCTCTTCATTTGAACGGGCgccaaaaaatgggcagaagaaaaaagttcCTCCAAAATGACGGAAGTAGCACAGCATCACCGTGTTACGTGCCACTTGTTCGACCGCATCCACCGCCAGATGAAGGTGGCACATGTATAAAACCACATTAAACCCCACGCAACGCCATCCGCAGTTATCCAAAAAGGTTCGCTTTGTGCATCTCCAAATGGGGTATGCAATGCTATATGCCGATGTTGTTAccaaaataacatttttttttttttaaataaaatgtagaaCATGTAAAAGCGTAATAGCATCGCTACTGCAGCTTATCACGCAATTCTGGTGGGCCATtcgaattgtaaaaaaatggcccaaCGATGTGGGGGCTACATTCCTACTGGTTAAATTTATGATGTTTTACGGATAGGCCTaatattccaaaaaaaaaaaaaaaaaaaaaagactttcAAAAATTGCAGTGGCATACATTCCGCAAATGTGgcaaaattttccaaaaggacataaaaaggagttatattaaaattgcaaagtgAAGGAAAAGGCTGCCCCTATTTTTTACGCATcattttgtgattttttcccccttttgcgttttattttcacgTATGCATGTTGCACCGTAAGGGATGATGCCAACACTGAGCTGTTGCAGTTTTTTCGAGCTCCAGCCAAACTTGGGTGAGAGAGCTTGTGCTAATGTTTCGCGCGTGCAGGGGTGGAGGAAATGTACTTATTTTGCTCCTTACCACCttaccgctttgccgctctACAGcgtcaccgcttcaccgttGCGCGCCGTTTTTTTATCCCGCTACAAAACCGggccttcccattttggcagACTGgcttgccattttttgttcctcatAATTAGCACGTGGCGAAGAGGAAGTGGCCCCACGAAAATATAACTGTGTAATCGCGTGTACCCCCCCGGTTCGCCCCTTCTTTTCATGGCTTGCATTTAAGTCCACAtagcgtaatttttttttttttttttggaaaagtaaattttaaatgcgagatggggggaaaagaataaaGCAAAGCATGGCAAATAGGGCTAATCATGGCGGAAAAGGCAAACCATAGCGGAAAAGCGAACCATAGCGAAAAAGCGAACCATAGCGAAAAAGCGAACCACAGCGAAATAAGCAAACTATAGCGAAATAAGCAAACTATagccaaaaagaaaaccacTGGCAATAAGCAAACCACTGCTAAAAAGCAAACCACTGCCAACAAGCAAACCACTGCCAACAAGCGAACCACCACCAACAAGCGAACCACCACCAACAAGCAAACCACCTCCAACAAGCAAACCACCTCCAGCAAGCAAACCACCTCCAGCAAGCAAACCCCATGCGGAAAAAACCCGAGGCTTTTACCCCAAATGATCAccacatttttccccctgctgGTCGTGCTCCTAAATAATATGCTCACGTGCTATCCAAAGCGACTCGCTCACTCCGTGTATGCTGTAGCGCCTATAAATtcgaagaggaaaatgaaCTATTTgctgaaaaaagaagattgCTACTTTTACCGTCAGaaccttaattttttttccaaagaattcgagaaaaaattaaaaaagaataagaaaacgaaaaatgaaCTGGGAATGAAGGATAGCATTATGGATAAGCTATCTTTCTTGCCAACCCAAGGTGGCCACAAAAGCTCCAATTTCACAAACACGAAATGTGACACACAGCTTAGCAATAACTTCTCCAAGGAACTTAATTTTGTAACCAAGTTGCCTTGCAccttcttaaaaaataaagtcacctttaacttttttaacatgGCAAACAGTGTAtatttgaaatataaaattaaaaaaaatattcttttctcctttaaTAAAAAGGCCTTCTGCTCAAGTGGAAAACATTCCATTTTgacaaattataaaattattaaacacCCAGATAAGGTAGAAAGTGAAGATTGCTGTTTGAATGGGAAGGGATTTATGGCCATTGCTGATGGTGTAGGCTCATGGATCAGGCATGGAGTAAATCCGAGAAAATATCCcgaaaaatttttacaacttttacaaaaaaaaatggatgaaaatgaaaatatgaaaattgaAGATGTGCTCAACTATGCCTATCTAAATAATGACATCGAAGGATCAACCACCGTTTGTCTAATTATCTTTAATAACAATAGCACCATCTCCACGGCTGTCATTGGAGACTCCCAATTTATTCTCATTCGAAATGATAATATCATTTACCGCTCAAAACCGCAGCAGTATGAGTTTAATTTCCCCTACCAGTTGGGAAGTAATGAAGTGAGCAAGCCAAATGATGCTGACATTGCCCACatagaagtaaaaaaaaatgacatcatCGTTGCAGGGTCGGATGGACTGTGGGATAATTTGTATGATAatcaaatattaaatttggTCAAGCAGAATAACTTTTCCTCCCTGTCGGAGAAAATTGCCAATGAGGCCTTTAACTACTCGAAAATGAAGCGGTGGATGTCTCCCTACATAAACAACTACAACAAGGAGTTTAAGTGCCACAAAACGGGCGGCAAAATGGATGACATCACTGTTTCCTGCGCGCTCATATGCTGAGCGCCGCGGCAGAGTGGACACAGGGCAAAACGGGACACCAGTGCAGGGgcaaacaaaaacaaagtgaAGGGAAGAAGGGAAAATGCAACCAACATGGTAACGAAATGAGCCAAGTGCGGCACCCCACTGTAAACCCTAAAAATGCACACTTTGTATGTTAAGCAGCCCTCATCCGCCTTTGCTcgaagggggaaagaagcccCATTGAAGCATTTATAGGTTTAACGGAGAAGCCTCTTTTTGTGTAGCTCTAAAGGGACcctactttttaaaaactcataaaagggggagaacccCACGGAGCCTTTCCCATGTGCGCATTTCCCCTCATCCCAGTTGTGCATGCACGCGTGTCCCTTTTGATTCCCACGAAGATGCCACCACCACTTCACCGTTGTTCCATtgttattccatttttttgttgttaatATGTGTACCGCTTCCGAGGCGCTTACTCCATCGCGCGGTGTAAATATATGCCTATTAATAAATCACCCCCCCATTCGAATCCCTCCCCTTTGAAGGTGCCCTTCGCATTCTTCCCATGTTTTgtaaatttcaaaatatgcaaatgtaCATTAAAGGAGTTTCCCTAATTTCActaattttccattttgaacattttttatatgtacaataatttgaaatattttttttgtagtatCTTAACAAAGCGCCCTAGTGCGGATAAACACCCCCCACTTGTTTCACCTTTGTAAATTAGCCCCCACGCGAGCAcccacacatatatgtgcatatgtgtgtgtatgtgggTGACCAACTTCGATAGCCCAGTAGATATCCAACGGATGCTCCTCCTTGCTGCTTTTTCTTGCCGATATGTCCTATACGGAGGTAGCcagccccccttttgggccTTCTCACCCAGCTGCTTTGTAACGGGTTATGCGGCCCAGGGAAGGGATGCACCACAAGCGAGGAAACGCGACCGCGGCTAGTATCTCCCATGTCAGTATCACCGCTATTAATATCCCCCATGTCAACATAGCCGCTAGCAACATCTCCtatgccgctccccccccgtggaaaCCGCCTAACAGGAGGTGGAGCAGTTGCTCATGTTTGCCATGGCCCGATCCGAGTGGAAGTACTTGTTGCACTCGACCTCGTTCAGCCAGTACAGCTGTCGCTGCTcctgctgccgctgctcctgTTGCTgctcgtcctcctcctccgcttccacACTGTCCGTTATAGCTAACTTCTGCACCGCGCggctcctcctcttcgcagGTTCCTCAAACAGGTACTCAAAGGAATCCCTTTTCAGACAGTACGGGATTCCAATTGACTTGTTCCAAGCATTGGACACGAAAAGGATAAGATTTTCATAATCGAGCAATTCGAGCAAGGGGTAGATTCTTTTATACCCACCCAGGTTCCTATTTTCATAACGGAAGCGACTCAAAGTTAGCTTCTCCTTCAACTCTTTCTTATGCTTTACCAAAACgtcactatatttttttctaaacttttgcaaattaaGATACTCTTGAATATGAATGTGTCTGTACTTGGAATGCATGTACAGCATGTTCAGCGTGTCTCTGATGACAGCATACTTTACCTTCTCATCTACGAGGGAGCTTGTCGCGAATGAAGGGGAGTGGTTCACCTCAAGGAGCCAAGGCTTTAATTTATAATCTAGTAAAATATCAAACCCTAGCACTTCAAAACACATACTATTGGAGTAATCACTAATATGAGCTGAGTTATAATAATGCTTCAACTCAGGTTGTATAGAACAAATCGTTTTAACAATCATATGTTCAATTCGTTTCATCACTGAATCCATGGGCAACCCTTCTTCCTTCAATTTCTGTAAGAATGCCTTCCAACTTCTCTTATGTCCCATCGTTGCATCATCAGGGTTTGGcgaattttcaaatttatctGACTTCTTGTTAATGGAAAAATTTGTTAGGTGCATGTTCACCTGTTTGAGATTCTTCGATTTTGGAAGCTTATACTTTTCTATTGAAAACCGCACTAAGCCATCTTCGTGCAAAAATATCCTCAGCGGATCACAGCCTGTCACTAAGACGTACAACCGAATGTCAAACTTTAACCCATTTATTAGTAGCGGCTTATGTATATACTTTTGAATAACGCAGCTGTCgtatttgtttatattatcCAAagtttttgttaaatatatgCCCTTCCCTTGacatgaattttttaacttaacTATGTATGTCTTGGACccactttcctttttaaaataatttttaaagtcAGATATTTCGTTGGGTAAGATCCAcgtaagggggaaaaaattgtaactttgcgggaaattttttttcattttttttaaatttttacataactCATCTTTCCTTGTTATTCCTTTCATTCCAATGAaatggttaattttttggaactTCTTCAATTTTCTGAACCTATCGTCGGAGATAGATGTGTCTAGCCATATGACATCCCAGTCAGTAGAATCCGGATCAGCTTCAATCCATTTTTCAGATTCGTCAACCACTCTTTTGATAATTTCATACCGCGTATTTGCTAAATGGATTTTATAATAGCAGTGTTTGTTCTTTACAAAAAGTCCATCATATTTACTTTGGGCGTAGTGCGTTAGATGCGCATCCATTGTTGCTGCCCTGTTTTGCGATACTACCCCGTTAGGATGTTG
Above is a window of Plasmodium vivax chromosome 8, whole genome shotgun sequence DNA encoding:
- a CDS encoding hypothetical protein, conserved (encoded by transcript PVX_094685A) → MGRKKRKINIELKPFCYYCDREFDDEKVLIQHQKAKHFKCLQCNRKLDVASGLVIHMMQVHKSNLKTVPNALPKRNDPEIIIRGMDGVPPEIIEENLSKLKQKLGDKNIKRQQRVNWAQVAMAPTMEQFLQQAQMGNFSFPGFNSPLLPTNNLLPNGPPDSKKKNIPPMPLFLPNNFNMMQPPPLGANMYPPVNQQNASMPNMPPPHMPSSMTPPNAPSSGPAGFPPNIPTLPPGSAQKYPPNVNFPGSAFPQNLSPNMFQPPPHSMYMPPGLGQPPVPPSAPPMMPPAIPPSAPPGMAPHQPLNPDDVDAKLEAGAPDGENSSPTKSDTKNEHKDVSSNHGEIANQGQPHSADENENPGGSDSGK
- a CDS encoding hypothetical protein, conserved (encoded by transcript PVX_094690A), with protein sequence MNIKNLDDVKYRIHKIKVLNENDKKAKAVLTRAADQVMPIMKKMRFSVELLSEFLPRSPKLLGLNIATKSEIKIRMRKKRGGELFHFNDIMGTLLHELAHIVHSGHDRSFYELLDKLVLEYNQLYTFGKLENQISGGKKTGGTDFRICKGSPKLMAAQAAEMRLLNNFMNKDGEILNISLGSCLTPEQYDNLFKNRKERDDKICSISNDIIVIDPSMDSTSHENGESAETSQNTKNNFKRSNSLQGRNKDVFTLNADRVKEEEQTHVPAQDVCRKSSKIPGGSDCVHVLKVKRDCSGVKRPENENGSTASDNVGIRKGKKRKVIILD
- a CDS encoding protein phosphatase 2C, putative (encoded by transcript PVX_094695A) → MITTFFPLLVVLLNNMLTCYPKRLAHSVYAVAPINSKRKMNYLLKKEDCYFYRQNLNFFSKEFEKKLKKNKKTKNELGMKDSIMDKLSFLPTQGGHKSSNFTNTKCDTQLSNNFSKELNFVTKLPCTFLKNKVTFNFFNMANSVYLKYKIKKNILFSFNKKAFCSSGKHSILTNYKIIKHPDKVESEDCCLNGKGFMAIADGVGSWIRHGVNPRKYPEKFLQLLQKKMDENENMKIEDVLNYAYLNNDIEGSTTVCLIIFNNNSTISTAVIGDSQFILIRNDNIIYRSKPQQYEFNFPYQLGSNEVSKPNDADIAHIEVKKNDIIVAGSDGLWDNLYDNQILNLVKQNNFSSLSEKIANEAFNYSKMKRWMSPYINNYNKEFKCHKTGGKMDDITVSCALIC
- a CDS encoding hypothetical protein, conserved (encoded by transcript PVX_094700A), with the translated sequence MDAHLTHYAQSKYDGLFVKNKHCYYKIHLANTRYEIIKRVVDESEKWIEADPDSTDWDVIWLDTSISDDRFRKLKKFQKINHFIGMKGITRKDELCKNLKKMKKNFPQSYNFFPLTWILPNEISDFKNYFKKESGSKTYIVKLKNSCQGKGIYLTKTLDNINKYDSCVIQKYIHKPLLINGLKFDIRLYVLVTGCDPLRIFLHEDGLVRFSIEKYKLPKSKNLKQVNMHLTNFSINKKSDKFENSPNPDDATMGHKRSWKAFLQKLKEEGLPMDSVMKRIEHMIVKTICSIQPELKHYYNSAHISDYSNSMCFEVLGFDILLDYKLKPWLLEVNHSPSFATSSLVDEKVKYAVIRDTLNMLYMHSKYRHIHIQEYLNLQKFRKKYSDVLVKHKKELKEKLTLSRFRYENRNLGGYKRIYPLLELLDYENLILFVSNAWNKSIGIPYCLKRDSFEYLFEEPAKRRSRAVQKLAITDSVEAEEEDEQQQEQRQQEQRQLYWLNEVECNKYFHSDRAMANMSNCSTSC